Proteins from one Strix aluco isolate bStrAlu1 chromosome 10, bStrAlu1.hap1, whole genome shotgun sequence genomic window:
- the LOC141927966 gene encoding regulator of cell cycle RGCC-like isoform X2, giving the protein METRRVPRGRGRGGEGRPPAPRPCVRRGDPGPGRGVTAGGDPRSPESGGAGRGHQGAAAPPRPTPRRPRLKLPRPAGPAAAARAGARSSAAMADELSDLLREFDEVMEDFDRGPACQYEQHLEELKKKAGHNVYDSGIDELESTSTSPGSSLNSSEEDLNTPANAYPSKEM; this is encoded by the exons ATGGAGACACGGCGAGTCCCGCGTGGGAGGGGCCGCGGGGGAGAGGGGAGACCCCCGGCACCCAGACCCTGTGTCCGCAGGGGTGACCCTGGCCCGGGCAGGGGGGTGACGGCAGGGGGTGACCCACGGTCACCCGAgtccggcggggcggggcggggccaccAGGGCgctgcggccccgccccgccccacgcCCCGGCGCCCGCGGCTAAAACTGCCGCGCCCGGCGGgacccgccgccgctgcccgcgctgGAGCCCGTTCGTCCGCCG CGATGGCTGATGAGCTCAGTGACCTGCTGCGGGAGTTTGATGAGGTGATGGAGGACTTCGACAGAGGGCCTGCGTGCCAATATGAGCAGCACCTGGAGGAGCTGAAGAAGAAAGCGGGACATAACGTGTATGATAGCGGCATTGATGAGCTGGAGA GTACCAGCACATCCCCAGGAAGCAGTCTCAACTCCAGCGAGGAGGACCTCAACACCCCTGCCAATGCTTACCCCTCCAAAG AGATGTGA
- the LOC141927966 gene encoding regulator of cell cycle RGCC-like isoform X1, producing the protein METRRVPRGRGRGGEGRPPAPRPCVRRGDPGPGRGVTAGGDPRSPESGGAGRGHQGAAAPPRPTPRRPRLKLPRPAGPAAAARAGARSSAAMADELSDLLREFDEVMEDFDRGPACQYEQHLEELKKKAGHNVYDSGIDELESTSTSPGSSLNSSEEDLNTPANAYPSKAKLGDTQELEEFIADLDKVLEEM; encoded by the exons ATGGAGACACGGCGAGTCCCGCGTGGGAGGGGCCGCGGGGGAGAGGGGAGACCCCCGGCACCCAGACCCTGTGTCCGCAGGGGTGACCCTGGCCCGGGCAGGGGGGTGACGGCAGGGGGTGACCCACGGTCACCCGAgtccggcggggcggggcggggccaccAGGGCgctgcggccccgccccgccccacgcCCCGGCGCCCGCGGCTAAAACTGCCGCGCCCGGCGGgacccgccgccgctgcccgcgctgGAGCCCGTTCGTCCGCCG CGATGGCTGATGAGCTCAGTGACCTGCTGCGGGAGTTTGATGAGGTGATGGAGGACTTCGACAGAGGGCCTGCGTGCCAATATGAGCAGCACCTGGAGGAGCTGAAGAAGAAAGCGGGACATAACGTGTATGATAGCGGCATTGATGAGCTGGAGA GTACCAGCACATCCCCAGGAAGCAGTCTCAACTCCAGCGAGGAGGACCTCAACACCCCTGCCAATGCTTACCCCTCCAAAG CAAAGCTTGGCGACACGCAGGAACTGGAGGAGTTCATTGCGGATCTGGATAAAGTGTTGGAGG AGATGTGA